A window from Labrus mixtus chromosome 14, fLabMix1.1, whole genome shotgun sequence encodes these proteins:
- the LOC132987819 gene encoding ephrin type-B receptor 4a-like isoform X2, translated as MELSHWSILLLACIFLEWLFVASAEEEVLMNTKTETSDLRWTIYSNTKPEWEEVSGLDEENNSVRIYQILQTNSSTSHWLRSGFIQRRGASQVYVELRFTMMECSSRSTHHRSCKETFNLYYYQADSNEATYTYPPWMENPYVKVDTVAADFLLRKDGEKKFNVKTLRLGPLSKRGFYLAFQAQGASMALLSVRVFFKKCPPLVSALSSFPETVPRTLVQESQGVCVANAEQQGPRPRPPKLFCGEDGQWVGQPTTSCACKPGFEHAEGNTRCTACPIGQFKPGAEGQCTGCPGFSHATTRGSSVCACRSGYLRSETDALDAPCTRPPSAPRSIVTQINDTTLSLEWNEPLDNGGRSDLTYAVRCSVCRSPKGPCLPCGDSVSYRPAQQGLLSRRLEVWGLLPHTTYSFTIQTLNGVSQLSGRDPASESVNITTSHDVPSLVSVIRKSDSTESSLTLHWSVPAEPHYTILQYQIRYCEKERRGEDQCHYSESNRNQAVLTDLRRASQYEVQVRVRTMAGYGSFSPKAVFRTLPDGQDAASQFLVPGILIAVGMLLLVTFVFVAAYCIRHSRLKDPELSDKNNQYLIGQGVKVYIDPFTYEDPNEAVREFAKEIDVSLVKIEEVIGAGEFGEVCRGRLRVPGKKENYVAIKTLKGGYTDKQRRDFLSEASIMGQFQHPNIIHLEGIITASCPVMILTEFMENGALDSFLRLNDSQFTPIQLVGMLRGIASGMKYLAEMSYVHRDLAARNILINSNLVCKVSDFGLSRFLQENSSDPTYTSSLGGKIPIRWTAPEAIAFRKFTSASDVWSYGIVMWEVMSFGERPYWDMSNQDVINAIEQDYRLPPPPDCPTHLHQLMLDCWQKDRSARPRFADLVSALDKLIRNPASLKIVAQEAGGPSYPLLDQRAPLALSSCASVGEWLRAIKMERYEDSFLQAGFNSVDQLAQITTQDLLHMGVTLAGHQRKILSSIQTMTFRNKSTTTTVTF; from the exons GAACACAAAGACCGAAACATCAGATCTCAGGTGGACCATCTACTCAAACACCAAACCCGAG tgGGAGGAGGTGAGCGGTTTGGACGAGGAGAACAACAGCGTGAGGATCTACCAGATCCTGCAGACCAACAGCTCCACCAGCCACTGGCTGCGCAGCGGCTTCATCCAGCGTCGGGGAGCGTCTCAGGTTTACGTGGAGCTGCGCTTCACCATGATGGAGTGCTCATCCAGGAGCACCCACCACCGCAGCTGCAAGGAGACCTTCAACCTGTACTACTACCAGGCCGACTCCAACGAGGCCACGTACACCTACCCGCCATGGATGGAGAACCCTTACGTCAAG GTGGACACGGTGGCTGCAGACTTTCTCCTCAGGAAGGACGGGGAGAAAAAGTTCAACGTCAAGACCCTGAGGCTCGGCCCGCTCTCCAAGAGAGGCTTCTACTTGGCTTTCCAGGCTCAGGGCGCCTCCATGGCCCTGCTGTCCGTCCGGGTGTTCTTTAAGAAGTGTCCTCCGCTGGTCAGCGCACTTTCCTCCTTCCCCGAGACGGTTCCTCGCACTCTGGTGCAGGAGTCCCAGGGTGTGTGCGTGGCGAACGCTGAGCAGCAGGGGCCCCGACCTCGGCCGCCTAAGCTCTTCTGCGGGGAAGACGGCCAGTGGGTGGGCCAGCCGACAACGTCCTGCGCCTGCAAACCGGGATTCGAACACGCTGAAGGAAACACAAGATGCACAG CCTGTCCTATAGGTCAGTTCAAGCCAGGCGCAGAGGGACAGTGCACAGGCTGTCCGGGATTCAGCCACGCCACCACCAGGGGTTCGTCTGTGTGCGCGTGTCGTTCTGGATACCTGCGGTCGGAGACAGACGCCCTTGATGCTCCATGCACTA GACCTCCATCGGCACCGCGTAGCATCGTCACTCAGATCAACGACACCACGCTCAGTCTGGAGTGGAACGAGCCTCTGGATAACGGCGGCAGATCAGACCTCACCTATGCGGTCAGGTGCTCTGTGTGCCGGTCACCAAAGGGGCCGTGCCTCCCCTGCGGAGACAGCGTTAGCTACCGGCCCGCGCAGCAAGGCCTTCTCAGTCGCAGGCTGGAGGTGTGGGGCCTGCTGCCTCACACCACATACTCCTTCACAATCCAGACACTCAACGGGGTCTCTCAGCTCAGCGGCAGAGACCCTGCCAGTGAAAGTGTCAACATCACCACGAGCCATGACG TGCCGTCACTGGTGTCTGTGATTCGGAAGAGTGACTCCACAGAGAGCAGTCTGACTCTGCACTGGTCGGTCCCAGCTGAGCCGCACTACACCATCCTGCAGTACCAGATCCGCTACTGTGAGAAG GAGCGACGAGGCGAGGACCAGTGCCACTACTCGGAGAGCAACAGAAATCAGGCCGTGCTAACCGACCTTCGCAGGGCCAGTCAGTACGAGGTGCAAGTCAGGGTGCGCACCATGGCCGGATACGGCAGCTTCAGTCCTAAAGCTGTCTTCCGCACACTTCCTGATG GACAAGACGCTGCCTCCCAGTTCTTGGTACCCGGCATCCTTATCGCTGTTGGGATGCTGCTGCTTGTCACTTTCGTCTTTGTGGCCGCCTACTGCATACG ACACAGCCGACTAAAGGATCCAGAACTGAGCGACAAAAATAACCAGTACCTCATCGGCCAAG GGGTCAAGGTCTATATCGACCCCTTCACCTATGAGGACCCAAATGAAGCGGTGCGAGAATTTGCAAAGGAAATTGACGTTTCCCTTGTCAAGATTGAGGAGGTCATCGGTGCTG GGGAGTTCGGGGAGGTATGTCGAGGACGGCTGAGGGTcccaggaaaaaaagaaaactacgTAGCAATTAAGACGCTGAAAGGAGGCTACACCGACAAACAAAGACGTGACTTTCTGTCCGAAGCCTCCATCATGGGCCAGTTTCAGCACCCAAACATCATCCACCTGGAGGGGATCATTACCGCCAGCTGTCCAGTCATGATCCTCACTGAGTTCATGGAGAACGGAGCTCTGGACTCTTTTCTGCGG CTGAACGACAGCCAGTTCACGCCCATCCAGCTGGTGGGAATGCTGCGCGGCATCGCCTCGGGCATGAAGTACCTGGCAGAGATGAGCTACGTCCACCGAGACCTGGCCGCCCGCAACATCCTGATCAACAGCAACCTGGTGTGCAAGGTGTCTGACTTCGGCTTGTCGCGCTTCCTGCAGGAGAACTCCTCTGACCCGACGTACACCAGCTCTCTG gGAGGTAAGATCCCAATACGCTGGACAGCACCAGAGGCGATAGCGTTCAGAAAGTTTACCTCGGCCTCAGATGTGTGGAGCTATGGCATCGTCATGTGGGAGGTCATGTCTTTTGGAGAGCGGCCGTACTGGGACATGAGCAACCAGGAT GTAATCAATGCCATAGAGCAGGACTACAGGCTGCCCCCACCCCCTGACTGCCCCACCCACCTCCACCAGTTAATGCTGGACTGCTGGCAGAAGGACCGCTCGGCCCGGCCTCGCTTCGCGGACCTGGTCAGTGCCCTGGACAAGCTGATCCGCAACCCTGCATCTCTGAAAATAGTGGCTCAAGAAGCAGGAGG GCCGTCCTACCCCCTGCTGGACCAGCGTGCACCTTTAGCCCTCTCATCGTGTGCTTCAGTGGGGGAATGGCTCAGGGCCATCAAGATGGAGCGCTATGAAGACAGCTTTCTGCAGGCGGGCTTCAACTCAGTGGACCAGCTGGCTCAGATCACCACACA GGATCTGCTTCACATGGGCGTGACTTTGGCcggacatcagaggaaaattcTCTCCAGCATCCAGACAATGACCTTTCGAAACAAGAGCACTACAACTACTGTGACCTTCTAG
- the LOC132987819 gene encoding ephrin type-B receptor 4a-like isoform X1, producing the protein MELSHWSILLLACIFLEWLFVASAEEEVLMNTKTETSDLRWTIYSNTKPEWEEVSGLDEENNSVRIYQILQTNSSTSHWLRSGFIQRRGASQVYVELRFTMMECSSRSTHHRSCKETFNLYYYQADSNEATYTYPPWMENPYVKVDTVAADFLLRKDGEKKFNVKTLRLGPLSKRGFYLAFQAQGASMALLSVRVFFKKCPPLVSALSSFPETVPRTLVQESQGVCVANAEQQGPRPRPPKLFCGEDGQWVGQPTTSCACKPGFEHAEGNTRCTACPIGQFKPGAEGQCTGCPGFSHATTRGSSVCACRSGYLRSETDALDAPCTRPPSAPRSIVTQINDTTLSLEWNEPLDNGGRSDLTYAVRCSVCRSPKGPCLPCGDSVSYRPAQQGLLSRRLEVWGLLPHTTYSFTIQTLNGVSQLSGRDPASESVNITTSHDVPSLVSVIRKSDSTESSLTLHWSVPAEPHYTILQYQIRYCEKERRGEDQCHYSESNRNQAVLTDLRRASQYEVQVRVRTMAGYGSFSPKAVFRTLPDGQDAASQFLVPGILIAVGMLLLVTFVFVAAYCIRRHSRLKDPELSDKNNQYLIGQGVKVYIDPFTYEDPNEAVREFAKEIDVSLVKIEEVIGAGEFGEVCRGRLRVPGKKENYVAIKTLKGGYTDKQRRDFLSEASIMGQFQHPNIIHLEGIITASCPVMILTEFMENGALDSFLRLNDSQFTPIQLVGMLRGIASGMKYLAEMSYVHRDLAARNILINSNLVCKVSDFGLSRFLQENSSDPTYTSSLGGKIPIRWTAPEAIAFRKFTSASDVWSYGIVMWEVMSFGERPYWDMSNQDVINAIEQDYRLPPPPDCPTHLHQLMLDCWQKDRSARPRFADLVSALDKLIRNPASLKIVAQEAGGPSYPLLDQRAPLALSSCASVGEWLRAIKMERYEDSFLQAGFNSVDQLAQITTQDLLHMGVTLAGHQRKILSSIQTMTFRNKSTTTTVTF; encoded by the exons GAACACAAAGACCGAAACATCAGATCTCAGGTGGACCATCTACTCAAACACCAAACCCGAG tgGGAGGAGGTGAGCGGTTTGGACGAGGAGAACAACAGCGTGAGGATCTACCAGATCCTGCAGACCAACAGCTCCACCAGCCACTGGCTGCGCAGCGGCTTCATCCAGCGTCGGGGAGCGTCTCAGGTTTACGTGGAGCTGCGCTTCACCATGATGGAGTGCTCATCCAGGAGCACCCACCACCGCAGCTGCAAGGAGACCTTCAACCTGTACTACTACCAGGCCGACTCCAACGAGGCCACGTACACCTACCCGCCATGGATGGAGAACCCTTACGTCAAG GTGGACACGGTGGCTGCAGACTTTCTCCTCAGGAAGGACGGGGAGAAAAAGTTCAACGTCAAGACCCTGAGGCTCGGCCCGCTCTCCAAGAGAGGCTTCTACTTGGCTTTCCAGGCTCAGGGCGCCTCCATGGCCCTGCTGTCCGTCCGGGTGTTCTTTAAGAAGTGTCCTCCGCTGGTCAGCGCACTTTCCTCCTTCCCCGAGACGGTTCCTCGCACTCTGGTGCAGGAGTCCCAGGGTGTGTGCGTGGCGAACGCTGAGCAGCAGGGGCCCCGACCTCGGCCGCCTAAGCTCTTCTGCGGGGAAGACGGCCAGTGGGTGGGCCAGCCGACAACGTCCTGCGCCTGCAAACCGGGATTCGAACACGCTGAAGGAAACACAAGATGCACAG CCTGTCCTATAGGTCAGTTCAAGCCAGGCGCAGAGGGACAGTGCACAGGCTGTCCGGGATTCAGCCACGCCACCACCAGGGGTTCGTCTGTGTGCGCGTGTCGTTCTGGATACCTGCGGTCGGAGACAGACGCCCTTGATGCTCCATGCACTA GACCTCCATCGGCACCGCGTAGCATCGTCACTCAGATCAACGACACCACGCTCAGTCTGGAGTGGAACGAGCCTCTGGATAACGGCGGCAGATCAGACCTCACCTATGCGGTCAGGTGCTCTGTGTGCCGGTCACCAAAGGGGCCGTGCCTCCCCTGCGGAGACAGCGTTAGCTACCGGCCCGCGCAGCAAGGCCTTCTCAGTCGCAGGCTGGAGGTGTGGGGCCTGCTGCCTCACACCACATACTCCTTCACAATCCAGACACTCAACGGGGTCTCTCAGCTCAGCGGCAGAGACCCTGCCAGTGAAAGTGTCAACATCACCACGAGCCATGACG TGCCGTCACTGGTGTCTGTGATTCGGAAGAGTGACTCCACAGAGAGCAGTCTGACTCTGCACTGGTCGGTCCCAGCTGAGCCGCACTACACCATCCTGCAGTACCAGATCCGCTACTGTGAGAAG GAGCGACGAGGCGAGGACCAGTGCCACTACTCGGAGAGCAACAGAAATCAGGCCGTGCTAACCGACCTTCGCAGGGCCAGTCAGTACGAGGTGCAAGTCAGGGTGCGCACCATGGCCGGATACGGCAGCTTCAGTCCTAAAGCTGTCTTCCGCACACTTCCTGATG GACAAGACGCTGCCTCCCAGTTCTTGGTACCCGGCATCCTTATCGCTGTTGGGATGCTGCTGCTTGTCACTTTCGTCTTTGTGGCCGCCTACTGCATACG CAGACACAGCCGACTAAAGGATCCAGAACTGAGCGACAAAAATAACCAGTACCTCATCGGCCAAG GGGTCAAGGTCTATATCGACCCCTTCACCTATGAGGACCCAAATGAAGCGGTGCGAGAATTTGCAAAGGAAATTGACGTTTCCCTTGTCAAGATTGAGGAGGTCATCGGTGCTG GGGAGTTCGGGGAGGTATGTCGAGGACGGCTGAGGGTcccaggaaaaaaagaaaactacgTAGCAATTAAGACGCTGAAAGGAGGCTACACCGACAAACAAAGACGTGACTTTCTGTCCGAAGCCTCCATCATGGGCCAGTTTCAGCACCCAAACATCATCCACCTGGAGGGGATCATTACCGCCAGCTGTCCAGTCATGATCCTCACTGAGTTCATGGAGAACGGAGCTCTGGACTCTTTTCTGCGG CTGAACGACAGCCAGTTCACGCCCATCCAGCTGGTGGGAATGCTGCGCGGCATCGCCTCGGGCATGAAGTACCTGGCAGAGATGAGCTACGTCCACCGAGACCTGGCCGCCCGCAACATCCTGATCAACAGCAACCTGGTGTGCAAGGTGTCTGACTTCGGCTTGTCGCGCTTCCTGCAGGAGAACTCCTCTGACCCGACGTACACCAGCTCTCTG gGAGGTAAGATCCCAATACGCTGGACAGCACCAGAGGCGATAGCGTTCAGAAAGTTTACCTCGGCCTCAGATGTGTGGAGCTATGGCATCGTCATGTGGGAGGTCATGTCTTTTGGAGAGCGGCCGTACTGGGACATGAGCAACCAGGAT GTAATCAATGCCATAGAGCAGGACTACAGGCTGCCCCCACCCCCTGACTGCCCCACCCACCTCCACCAGTTAATGCTGGACTGCTGGCAGAAGGACCGCTCGGCCCGGCCTCGCTTCGCGGACCTGGTCAGTGCCCTGGACAAGCTGATCCGCAACCCTGCATCTCTGAAAATAGTGGCTCAAGAAGCAGGAGG GCCGTCCTACCCCCTGCTGGACCAGCGTGCACCTTTAGCCCTCTCATCGTGTGCTTCAGTGGGGGAATGGCTCAGGGCCATCAAGATGGAGCGCTATGAAGACAGCTTTCTGCAGGCGGGCTTCAACTCAGTGGACCAGCTGGCTCAGATCACCACACA GGATCTGCTTCACATGGGCGTGACTTTGGCcggacatcagaggaaaattcTCTCCAGCATCCAGACAATGACCTTTCGAAACAAGAGCACTACAACTACTGTGACCTTCTAG